The segment CCACACTCCGTGGGCGCCCCCGGAGTACTTCCGGATCCTGCCGACGGCGGTCGGCCGTGAGCTACTCGAGGGCATGCTCGGCGCCGACTACCTCGGTTTCCTCAGCCAACGCTGGGCCGACGCGTTCCTCGACTGCTGTGCCAGCGTCCTGGACGCCGACGTCGACCGCCGCGAGAGCACCATCCGCATCGGTGGCCGCGTCGTCCGCGTCGGCGTGCACGCGCTCGGCGCCGACGCCGAGGGGCTGAAGGAGCGGGCCGCCCAGTCGGACGTGGCGGAGCGGCGCCGCCTGCTCCAGGAGGCCGTCGGAGAGCGCAAGCTCATCGTCCGGGTCGACCGCACCGAACTCTCCAAGAACATCGTGCGGGGCCTGGAGTCCTACCGCGAGCTGTTGGCGACCCACCCGGAGTGGCACGGGCGCGTCGTGCACCTGGCCTCGGCCTACCCCAGCCGCACCGACATCACCGAGTACCGCGACTACACCGAGGCGGTCACACGGCTGGCCAAGGACATCAACGACGAGTTCGGCACCTCCGATTGGACTCCGTTGCTGCTCGAGGTCACCGACGACTACCCGCGCTCGCTCGCCGCGTACCAGATCGCCGACGTGCTGCTGGTGAACCCGATCCGGGACGGGATGAACCTCGTCGCCAAGGAGGGGCCGCTGCTGTCGGACAACGACGCCGTGGTGGTCCTCTCCCGGGAGGCCGGCGCCGCGGACGAGCTCGCCGACGACGCGCTGATGGTCAACCCCTACGACGTGACCGAGACCGCCGAGGCGCTGCACCGCGCGCTGATCATGCCCAGCGGCGAACGGGCACGGCGGTTGGAGCGGCTCGCGCACGCCGCCGCGGCTCTCCCGCCACAACGATGGTTCGCCGACCAGCTTCGTGCGCTCGGCTGACGCCCTGCCGCGATTCGCGGACGCCATCGCAGCAGGCCATCGCGATGGCCGAACCGAGGCGCGCCGGAGGCATCGTGTAGCCTCAATTCGCAAGGGCCCCTGGTGTGTTCTTGCGCCGGGGGTCGTTTTCGTGCCCCCCGACGTCGTAGCGACACACCATGGGCACCACGCCGGGAGACAACCAGAATGTTGAGGTAGTCACGGATGCCAGCGATCATCATCATTGGCGCCCAGTGGGGGGACGAGGGCAAGGGCAAGGCCGCTGACCTCGTGGGGAATCGCGTTGACTACGTGGTGCGGTTCCAGGGCGGAAACAACGCCGGGCACACCGTCGTGATCGACTCGGAGCACTACGCCCTGCACTCCCTGCCTGTTGGCGTGCTCTCGCCCGACGTCGTACCGGTCATCGGCAACGGCGTGGTCGTGGACCCCGCGGTGCTGTTCGAGGAGATCCGCGGGCTGCAGGAACGTGGCGTGACCTGCGAGCGCCTCCTCATCTCGGCGAACGCGCACCTGATCATGCCCTACCACCGGGCGCTGGACAAGGTCAGCGAGCGCTTCCTCGGCAAGTCCCGGATCGGCACCACCGGCCGCGGTATCGGCCCCACCTACGCCGACAAGATCTCTCGCGTGGGCATCCGCGTCCAGGACCTGTTCGATCCCAAGATCCTGCGCAAGAAGCTCGAGCTGGCGCTGGCGGACAAGAACCAGACCCTGACCAAGATCTACAACCGTCGTGGCCTGGAGTTGGAGCAGATCCTCGACGAGTACCTCGGCTACGGCGAACAGCTCCGCCCCTACGTCGCCGACACCAGTCTCGCCCTCAACCGGGCGCTCGACGAGGGCAAGACCGTGTACCTGGAGGGGTCCCAGGCGACGTTGCTCGACGTCGACCACGGCACCTATCCGTTCGTCACCTCCTCCAACCCGACCTCCGGCGGGGCGCTGGCCGGCGCCGGCATCGGCCCGACCCGGATCAGCAAGATCGTGGGGATCCTGAAGTCCTACACGACCCGGGTCGGCGCGGGCCCCTTCCCCACCGAGCTCACCGACGACATGGGTGACTGGCTGCGCCAGAGCGGGCACGAATACGGCGTGACGACGGGTCGTAATCGCCGCTGCGGGTGGTTCGACGCCCCCATCGCGCGCTACTCCACCCGCGTCAACGGGATCACCGACTTCTTCCTCACCAAGCTGGACGTCCTGTCCGGCCTGGAGAGCATCCCCGTCTGTGTGGCCTACGACGTCGACGGGGTCCGCCACGACGAGCTGCCGATGACCCAGACGGAGTTCCACCGGGCCGTGCCCATCTACGAGTCGTTCCCCGGATGGGGCGAGGACATCAGCCTGGCGCGGAGCTTCGAGGACCTTCCCAAGAACGCCCAGGACTACGTGAACACCATCGCCGAGCTCTCCGGAGCACCAATCTCCGCGGTGGGCGTCGGGCCGGGGCGCGAGCAGACCCTGGAACTGCGTTCCCTCGTGTGACCCATTCCTCTCACCCATCGACACCGAACCAATAGGCTCAGCACTGTGAAGGTCCTTGTCCTCGGCGGCGGTGGCCGCGAGCATGCCCTGGCGCGAGCGCTCTCGCGTGATCCCAACGTCGTCAGCCTGCACTGTGCTCCGGGTAACCCCGGAACATCCGCGCTGGGTGAGAACCACGTCGTGAACGTGACCGATCCGGTGGCCGTCCGGGAACTCGCCGGACGGGTCCGGGCCGACCTCGTGGTGATCGGTCCGGAGGCCCCATTGGTCGCCGGGGTCGCCGACGAGCTGCGCCACTACGGTGTGCCGTGCTTCGGCCCGGACTCGCGGGCGGCCCGTCTGGAGGGGTCCAAGTCCTTCGCCAAGGAGGTCATGCGCGCGGCCGGCGTACCCACCGCGTCCGCGCGCACCTGTGACTCACCGGCGCAGGTGCGGGCCGCGCTGGAGGAGTTCGGCGGGCCGTATGTGGTCAAGGCCGACGGTCTGGCGTCCGGTAAGGGCGTCGTGGTGACCGAGGACATGGCCGAGGCCGAACAGCACGCCAGCCGACACGAGAAGGTCGTCATCGAGGAGTACCTCGACGGGCCGGAACTCTCACTGTTCGCCCTGAGCGACGGAACCAACGCCGTTCCGATGCTTCCGGCCCAGGACTACAAGCGCGCGCTGGACGGCGACCTGGGACCCAACACCGGAGGGATGGGAGCCTACGCCCCCGTCCCCTGGGTGCCGGACGATCTCGTGGACCAGGTCATGGCGGAGGTCGTGCGGCCCACCATCGCGGAGATGGCACGGCGGGACATCCCCTACCAGGGTGTTCTCTACGTCGGCCTGGCCCTCACCTCCTCCGGCCCCCGGGTCGTGGAGTTCAACGCCCGCCTGGGCGATCCCGAGACGCAGGTGGTCCTGGACCGGCTGGCCACTCCCCTGGGCGGGCTGCTTCTCGCCACCGCGACCGGCGGGCTCCCGCCCCAGACCACCCTGGAGTGGCGGCCGGGCGCGGCGGTGACGGTCGTCGTCTCCGCCGACGGGTACCCGAGCGACCCCGTGACCGGTGACCTCGTGACAGGAATCTCAGCGGCCGAGGAGGTCGCCGGTGCCTACGTGCTCCACGCCGGGACCGCGTGGAGCGGAGCCCATGACATCACGACGGCCGGGGGACGCGTCCTCAGTGTCGTCGGGACGGGTGCCGATGTTCCCACGGCCCGGGCCAGCGCCTATGCTGCCGTGGAACGAATCGAGCTCCGTGGGGCGCGGGTTCGGACCGACATCGCCTCGGGAGTCGGCGCGGAAGGGTGACCGGCGGGCGGTTCGTACGTCATGGTGGCAGGGGATCCGGACGCCTCTTGGGGCGCACGTGATTCCCGGCACGATGACACAAGTCTGGTCGGTCTGCACATACAGTGGTTCCGGTTGACTCCCGCGTTGGGAGCAGCGACGCCGCCCCTCGGCCGCGGCGGGCCTTGGACGCCCCGAGTGGGCTGAGCGCCCCCGCCGTTTGCCCCGGCCCCCGGAGCGGTCCGTGGAACGTCGGGTAGGAAACCAACGTCCCAGTACAGAACACGCTGAGGAATT is part of the Spiractinospora alimapuensis genome and harbors:
- a CDS encoding alpha,alpha-trehalose-phosphate synthase (UDP-forming) — encoded protein: MDKARILVASNRGPATFTLDEASKSPRARRGGGGLVSGLSAVSADPGTETLWVCAALTELDREAARSAPEGRLDLAHPDLGAGRVRMLDIAPQTFANAYSTVANSVLWFVHHMMYDTPTNPAFDTDFQGVWADYRAYNKAFCDALATGAAEGAKVAVQDYHLALVPRLLRDRRPDLRITHFSHTPWAPPEYFRILPTAVGRELLEGMLGADYLGFLSQRWADAFLDCCASVLDADVDRRESTIRIGGRVVRVGVHALGADAEGLKERAAQSDVAERRRLLQEAVGERKLIVRVDRTELSKNIVRGLESYRELLATHPEWHGRVVHLASAYPSRTDITEYRDYTEAVTRLAKDINDEFGTSDWTPLLLEVTDDYPRSLAAYQIADVLLVNPIRDGMNLVAKEGPLLSDNDAVVVLSREAGAADELADDALMVNPYDVTETAEALHRALIMPSGERARRLERLAHAAAALPPQRWFADQLRALG
- a CDS encoding adenylosuccinate synthase → MPAIIIIGAQWGDEGKGKAADLVGNRVDYVVRFQGGNNAGHTVVIDSEHYALHSLPVGVLSPDVVPVIGNGVVVDPAVLFEEIRGLQERGVTCERLLISANAHLIMPYHRALDKVSERFLGKSRIGTTGRGIGPTYADKISRVGIRVQDLFDPKILRKKLELALADKNQTLTKIYNRRGLELEQILDEYLGYGEQLRPYVADTSLALNRALDEGKTVYLEGSQATLLDVDHGTYPFVTSSNPTSGGALAGAGIGPTRISKIVGILKSYTTRVGAGPFPTELTDDMGDWLRQSGHEYGVTTGRNRRCGWFDAPIARYSTRVNGITDFFLTKLDVLSGLESIPVCVAYDVDGVRHDELPMTQTEFHRAVPIYESFPGWGEDISLARSFEDLPKNAQDYVNTIAELSGAPISAVGVGPGREQTLELRSLV
- the purD gene encoding phosphoribosylamine--glycine ligase, whose amino-acid sequence is MKVLVLGGGGREHALARALSRDPNVVSLHCAPGNPGTSALGENHVVNVTDPVAVRELAGRVRADLVVIGPEAPLVAGVADELRHYGVPCFGPDSRAARLEGSKSFAKEVMRAAGVPTASARTCDSPAQVRAALEEFGGPYVVKADGLASGKGVVVTEDMAEAEQHASRHEKVVIEEYLDGPELSLFALSDGTNAVPMLPAQDYKRALDGDLGPNTGGMGAYAPVPWVPDDLVDQVMAEVVRPTIAEMARRDIPYQGVLYVGLALTSSGPRVVEFNARLGDPETQVVLDRLATPLGGLLLATATGGLPPQTTLEWRPGAAVTVVVSADGYPSDPVTGDLVTGISAAEEVAGAYVLHAGTAWSGAHDITTAGGRVLSVVGTGADVPTARASAYAAVERIELRGARVRTDIASGVGAEG